Proteins from a single region of Microaerobacter geothermalis:
- a CDS encoding tyrosine-type recombinase/integrase yields MLSGKEGERNLYLDQFREELLREGKSWLTVEAYLTDIKQFQSWLQDTLGYESESITETDVREYRQYLNMHKKLKPTSINRKLKSIMSYQRFLVKKGVCKEEINPSKVLLKHTTELDREIKVVEKTDLYRLKRTIEAENNKRDICVYYLLFGTGIRCSELVNIELDDIVLTERNGKNNYSYILIRNGKGNKSRKVNLNAVTVNAVKEYLNVRPNTDSNKLLIGQRGPLTRLAINKILEKYSRKAQLSIKINPHAARHTFCSQLIKSGVDPKTVCLLTGHSSVDLVYRFYVNSSAEDKQRAVDGLQI; encoded by the coding sequence TTGTTGTCTGGCAAAGAAGGGGAGAGGAATTTGTATCTGGATCAATTTCGCGAAGAATTGTTGCGGGAAGGAAAGAGTTGGCTCACGGTAGAAGCCTATTTAACCGATATCAAACAATTTCAGTCATGGCTTCAGGATACGCTGGGGTACGAGAGCGAATCCATTACGGAAACCGATGTGCGAGAGTACAGACAATACCTGAATATGCACAAGAAGCTCAAACCGACCAGCATCAATCGGAAACTGAAAAGCATCATGTCATACCAGCGTTTCCTGGTGAAAAAAGGCGTTTGCAAAGAGGAAATCAATCCGTCCAAGGTTTTGCTGAAACACACAACGGAGCTGGATCGAGAAATTAAAGTCGTGGAAAAAACGGATTTGTATCGGTTGAAAAGGACGATTGAGGCGGAAAATAACAAGCGTGACATTTGCGTATATTATTTGCTCTTTGGAACGGGAATCAGGTGTTCGGAGTTGGTGAATATTGAACTGGATGACATTGTTCTGACTGAACGTAACGGCAAGAACAATTACAGCTATATCCTCATTCGCAACGGCAAAGGGAATAAGTCGCGAAAAGTGAATCTGAATGCCGTAACGGTGAATGCAGTTAAGGAATACTTGAATGTGCGTCCTAACACGGATTCGAATAAATTGCTCATTGGACAGCGGGGGCCTCTTACACGATTGGCCATCAATAAGATTTTGGAGAAATATAGCAGGAAAGCCCAGTTATCGATAAAAATTAATCCGCATGCGGCTCGTCACACCTTTTGTTCCCAACTGATCAAAAGCGGCGTCGATCCCAAGACGGTTTGCCTTTTGACAGGGCACAGTTCGGTGGATCTGGTTTATCGATTCTACGTGAACTCCAGTGCGGAAGACAAGCAAAGAGCGGTTGACGGGTTGCAAATCTGA
- a CDS encoding Mu transposase C-terminal domain-containing protein: MSIIEHLQIAVKNTSPYRPDWKAVVEKHFDLIQTHVKPFLPGAIQEDFQERGAKDYRLNAALTIPEFTQILIKCVLYYNNRHYLTGYQRDADQIAENVQPIPIQLWNFGIQHRSGRLRKVSEDILRFNLLPTEEATVTPGGIRFQGIYYSCPTALKEKWFVHARTHGIFKVAVSYDPRNVSQIYLRLGRTQYDVCNLLESQARYRNQSLEDVNYLLAWEKQNQAESQDLELKERISLAAEIEAIVEEARRKTRAESLSLSKTQKLRDIRENRRQEKEVNRKQESFSLVRSSASERSERRDEEVQEERSYLRILKQKQEDVFYGDR, translated from the coding sequence TTGTCCATCATCGAGCATTTGCAAATTGCAGTGAAAAACACTTCCCCGTATCGCCCCGACTGGAAAGCGGTGGTGGAAAAACATTTTGACCTCATTCAAACGCACGTAAAACCGTTTTTGCCTGGAGCGATTCAAGAGGACTTTCAGGAACGGGGAGCTAAAGATTATCGGCTGAACGCCGCTCTCACCATCCCAGAGTTCACGCAAATCCTCATCAAATGCGTGTTGTACTACAATAATCGACATTATTTGACAGGATACCAGCGGGATGCTGATCAGATTGCGGAAAATGTTCAGCCGATCCCCATTCAACTTTGGAACTTTGGCATCCAGCACCGTTCGGGAAGACTCCGCAAGGTGTCGGAAGATATTTTGCGTTTCAATCTGTTGCCGACGGAGGAGGCGACGGTGACGCCTGGCGGAATCCGTTTTCAAGGCATTTATTACAGTTGCCCTACAGCGTTGAAGGAGAAATGGTTTGTTCATGCCCGTACGCATGGCATATTTAAAGTCGCTGTTTCCTATGATCCGAGAAATGTCAGCCAAATCTATTTGCGATTGGGCAGAACCCAATATGATGTGTGCAATTTACTGGAGTCCCAGGCTCGGTATCGGAATCAAAGTCTGGAGGATGTGAACTATCTGCTTGCATGGGAGAAGCAGAATCAGGCGGAATCGCAAGACCTGGAATTGAAAGAGCGGATATCGCTTGCGGCGGAAATTGAAGCGATTGTCGAGGAAGCCAGGAGGAAAACCCGTGCTGAATCTCTTTCTCTGTCCAAAACCCAAAAACTGAGGGACATAAGGGAGAACAGGCGGCAAGAGAAAGAAGTGAACAGAAAACAGGAAAGTTTTTCGTTGGTGAGATCTTCGGCAAGTGAACGTTCGGAACGGCGGGATGAGGAAGTTCAGGAAGAACGAAGCTATTTGAGAATCTTGAAACAA
- a CDS encoding TnsA endonuclease C-terminal domain-containing protein: protein MARSSDWTEAKLKRFLAEGRGQGERESYRPWLTVMDIPSRGRASRVFSRKCNRVVHLLTDTQLRYFYLLEWDESILDIKEQFPLLDAETIVDQMDESLLKRLKDPKTEVPHVITTTFVITAKDHEGREIQYARAIKDAAELEKKAALERLEIQRRFWEACQVDFAVVTQHEIPYQRSRNIEWVLSALNVQDYGFSISQIQTYASILQEQLLSSDQSLRAILASFEREMKEDAGTGLLVFRYLIASRLIQVNMDVDIQLSATPMDLGLKVNMLQGGERRFGAVR from the coding sequence TTGGCAAGAAGCTCAGACTGGACAGAAGCAAAGCTGAAACGATTTTTGGCGGAGGGTCGGGGGCAAGGTGAACGCGAAAGCTATCGTCCTTGGCTGACGGTAATGGATATTCCCAGTCGCGGCAGGGCAAGCCGAGTGTTTTCAAGAAAGTGCAACCGTGTGGTGCATCTGCTCACCGATACGCAACTTCGATACTTTTACCTGCTGGAATGGGATGAATCGATACTGGATATCAAGGAACAGTTTCCGCTTCTTGATGCAGAGACCATCGTGGATCAAATGGACGAGTCGCTCTTAAAGCGGCTCAAGGATCCCAAAACGGAAGTGCCTCATGTGATTACTACAACGTTCGTGATTACGGCAAAGGATCATGAAGGCAGAGAAATCCAGTATGCCCGTGCCATCAAAGATGCCGCCGAACTGGAGAAAAAGGCAGCTTTGGAGAGGTTGGAAATTCAGCGGCGGTTTTGGGAAGCCTGTCAGGTGGATTTTGCCGTTGTGACCCAGCACGAAATTCCATATCAGCGAAGCCGCAACATTGAATGGGTATTGTCTGCTTTGAACGTTCAGGATTACGGATTTTCGATATCGCAAATCCAGACATATGCCTCGATCCTACAGGAGCAACTGTTGTCCTCTGACCAAAGTCTCCGTGCCATCCTGGCTTCCTTTGAAAGGGAGATGAAAGAGGATGCGGGCACAGGGCTTTTGGTGTTCAGGTACTTGATCGCTTCCCGACTCATCCAGGTCAACATGGACGTAGACATTCAGCTGTCTGCGACACCCATGGACCTTGGGCTAAAGGTCAATATGCTCCAGGGAGGGGAGAGGAGATTTGGAGCTGTGCGTTAA